A region of Dermochelys coriacea isolate rDerCor1 chromosome 1, rDerCor1.pri.v4, whole genome shotgun sequence DNA encodes the following proteins:
- the LOC119861774 gene encoding olfactory receptor 52M1-like isoform X3 → MPDSNTTDFTNPSTFILLGIPGLEAAHIWISIPFCAMYTIALLGNFTILFIVKSEPSLHWPMYYFLCMLAVTDLVLSTSILPKTLSIFWFNSREIDFNACLTQLYFIFCFSGMESGIFVAMAFDRYVAICHPLRHSTILTNSIVAKIGLAVVLRGGMLILPYPLLARQWPYCKTNIIPHSYCEHIAVVKLACADIRISSYYSLSVAFFVIGLDMCFIIMSYTQILRAIFSLPTKDARLKTFGTCGSHLCVILAFYIPTLFSSLMHRFGHNMPLHLHILIANMYLLVPPMLNPIIYGVRTKQIRGRLLWLITHKGA, encoded by the coding sequence ATGCCAGATTCCAACACAACTGacttcaccaacccctccaccttcatcctgctgggcattcctggTCTGGAGGCAGCCCACATTtggatctccatccccttctgtgCAATGTACACCATAGCCTTATTGGGGAACTTCACCATCCTATTCATCGTGAAGAGTGAGCCGAGCCTCCATTGGcccatgtactatttcctctgcatgctggcTGTCACCGACCTGGTCCTGTCTACGTCCATCCTCCCCAAAACGCTGAGCATCTTCTGGTTCAATTCGAGGGAAATAGATTTCAATGCCTGCCTCACCCAGCTGTACTTCATTTTCTGCTTCTCAGGGATGGAGTCTGGGATCTTTGTGGCCATGGCTTTCGATCGCTATGTGGCCATCTGCcatcccctgagacattccacTATCCTGACAAACTCCATAGTGGCCAAGATTGGCCTGGCTGTGGTGCTGCGTGGCGGCATGCTCATACTGCCCTATCCCTTACTCGCAAGGCAGTGGCCATATTGCAAAACCAACATCATCCCCCACTCATACTGTGAGCACATAGCCGTGGTGAAATTGGCCTGCGCAGACATCCGCATCAGCAGTTACTACAGCCTCTCTGTGGCATTCTTTGTGATTGGTCTGGATATGTGTTTTATCATCATGTCCTATACCCAGATCCTCAGGGCCATTTTCAGCCTCCCCACAAAGGACGCCAGGCTCAAGACTTTTGGGACCTGCGGCTCGCATCTCTGTGTCATCTTAGCTTTTTACATCCCaactctcttctcctccctcatGCACCGGTTTGGCCACAATATGCCCCTGCATTTACACATTCTCATTGCCAACATGTACCTCCTTGTACCCCCCATGCTAAACCCGATCATCTACGGAGTGAGGACTAAACAGATCCGGGGCAGGCTGCTCTGGCTCATTACTCATAAAGGGGCCTAA
- the LOC119861774 gene encoding olfactory receptor 52R1-like isoform X1 encodes MLVHSSRSTMHPSTFILLGIPGLEAAHIWISIPFCAMYTIALLGNFTILFIVKSEPSLHWPMYYFLCMLAVTDLVLSTSILPKTLSIFWFNSREIDFNACLTQLYFIFCFSGMESGIFVAMAFDRYVAICHPLRHSTILTNSIVAKIGLAVVLRGGMLILPYPLLARQWPYCKTNIIPHSYCEHIAVVKLACADIRISSYYSLSVAFFVIGLDMCFIIMSYTQILRAIFSLPTKDARLKTFGTCGSHLCVILAFYIPTLFSSLMHRFGHNMPLHLHILIANMYLLVPPMLNPIIYGVRTKQIRGRLLWLITHKGA; translated from the exons ATGTTGGTGCACAGTAGCCGGAGCACAATGC acccctccaccttcatcctgctgggcattcctggTCTGGAGGCAGCCCACATTtggatctccatccccttctgtgCAATGTACACCATAGCCTTATTGGGGAACTTCACCATCCTATTCATCGTGAAGAGTGAGCCGAGCCTCCATTGGcccatgtactatttcctctgcatgctggcTGTCACCGACCTGGTCCTGTCTACGTCCATCCTCCCCAAAACGCTGAGCATCTTCTGGTTCAATTCGAGGGAAATAGATTTCAATGCCTGCCTCACCCAGCTGTACTTCATTTTCTGCTTCTCAGGGATGGAGTCTGGGATCTTTGTGGCCATGGCTTTCGATCGCTATGTGGCCATCTGCcatcccctgagacattccacTATCCTGACAAACTCCATAGTGGCCAAGATTGGCCTGGCTGTGGTGCTGCGTGGCGGCATGCTCATACTGCCCTATCCCTTACTCGCAAGGCAGTGGCCATATTGCAAAACCAACATCATCCCCCACTCATACTGTGAGCACATAGCCGTGGTGAAATTGGCCTGCGCAGACATCCGCATCAGCAGTTACTACAGCCTCTCTGTGGCATTCTTTGTGATTGGTCTGGATATGTGTTTTATCATCATGTCCTATACCCAGATCCTCAGGGCCATTTTCAGCCTCCCCACAAAGGACGCCAGGCTCAAGACTTTTGGGACCTGCGGCTCGCATCTCTGTGTCATCTTAGCTTTTTACATCCCaactctcttctcctccctcatGCACCGGTTTGGCCACAATATGCCCCTGCATTTACACATTCTCATTGCCAACATGTACCTCCTTGTACCCCCCATGCTAAACCCGATCATCTACGGAGTGAGGACTAAACAGATCCGGGGCAGGCTGCTCTGGCTCATTACTCATAAAGGGGCCTAA
- the LOC119861774 gene encoding olfactory receptor 52M1-like isoform X2, producing the protein MPDSNTTDFTNPSTFILLGIPGLEAAHIWISIPFCAMYTIALLGNFTILFIVKSEPSLHWPMYYFLCMLAVTDLVLSTSILPKTLSIFWFNSREIDFNACLTQLYFIFCFSGMESGIFVAMAFDRYVAICHPLRHSTILTNSIVAKIGLAVVLRGGMLILPYPLLARQWPYCKTNIIPHSYCEHIAVVKLACADIRISSYYSLSVAFFVIGLDMCFIIMSYTQILRAIFSLPTKDARLKTFGTCGSHLCVILAFYIPTLFSSLMHRFGHNMPLHLHILIANMYLLVPPMLNPIIYGVRTKQIRGRLITSVKSRW; encoded by the exons ATGCCAGATTCCAACACAACTGacttcaccaacccctccaccttcatcctgctgggcattcctggTCTGGAGGCAGCCCACATTtggatctccatccccttctgtgCAATGTACACCATAGCCTTATTGGGGAACTTCACCATCCTATTCATCGTGAAGAGTGAGCCGAGCCTCCATTGGcccatgtactatttcctctgcatgctggcTGTCACCGACCTGGTCCTGTCTACGTCCATCCTCCCCAAAACGCTGAGCATCTTCTGGTTCAATTCGAGGGAAATAGATTTCAATGCCTGCCTCACCCAGCTGTACTTCATTTTCTGCTTCTCAGGGATGGAGTCTGGGATCTTTGTGGCCATGGCTTTCGATCGCTATGTGGCCATCTGCcatcccctgagacattccacTATCCTGACAAACTCCATAGTGGCCAAGATTGGCCTGGCTGTGGTGCTGCGTGGCGGCATGCTCATACTGCCCTATCCCTTACTCGCAAGGCAGTGGCCATATTGCAAAACCAACATCATCCCCCACTCATACTGTGAGCACATAGCCGTGGTGAAATTGGCCTGCGCAGACATCCGCATCAGCAGTTACTACAGCCTCTCTGTGGCATTCTTTGTGATTGGTCTGGATATGTGTTTTATCATCATGTCCTATACCCAGATCCTCAGGGCCATTTTCAGCCTCCCCACAAAGGACGCCAGGCTCAAGACTTTTGGGACCTGCGGCTCGCATCTCTGTGTCATCTTAGCTTTTTACATCCCaactctcttctcctccctcatGCACCGGTTTGGCCACAATATGCCCCTGCATTTACACATTCTCATTGCCAACATGTACCTCCTTGTACCCCCCATGCTAAACCCGATCATCTACGGAGTGAGGACTAAACAGATCCGGGGCAGGCT aatcacctctgtaaaatcacgatggtaa
- the LOC119861184 gene encoding LOW QUALITY PROTEIN: putative olfactory receptor 52P1 (The sequence of the model RefSeq protein was modified relative to this genomic sequence to represent the inferred CDS: deleted 1 base in 1 codon), producing MLDSNTTDFSNPSTFILLGIPGLEAAHVWISIPFCAMYTITLLGNFTILFIVKTEPRLHEPMYYFLCMLAVTDLVISTSTVPKMLSIFWFNSMEIDFSLCLTQLYFIHCFIVMESGIVVAMALDRYVAICDPLRHSTILTKPVVAKIGLAVVLRGSILALPFPFLSRRWPYCRTNIISHTYCEHIAVVKLACADIRISSYYGLLVAFLVIGLDVFFITVSYIQILRAIFSLPTKDARLKTFGTCGSHLCVILAFYIPGLFSFLTHRFGHNVPPHFHILMANMYILLPSMLNPIIYGVRTKQIRDSLLWYITHME from the exons ATGTTAGATTCCAACACAACTGACTTCTccaacccctccaccttcatcctgctgggcattcctggcctggaggcggcccatgtctggatctccatccccttctgtgCTATGTACACCATCACCCTCTTGGGGAACTTCACCATCCTGTTTATTGTGAAGACAGAGCCGAGGCTCCATGAGcccatgtactatttcctctgcatgctggcCGTCACTGACCTGGTTATTTCTACATCCACCGTGCCtaaaatgctgagcatcttctggttcaattccaTGGAGATAGATTTTAGTTTGTGCCTCACTCAGCTCTACTTCATTCACTGTTTCATAGTGATGGAGTCTGGAATCGTTGTGGCCATGGCTTTGGATCGTTACGTGGCCATCTGTgatcccctgagacattccaccaTCCTGACA AAACCCGTGGTTGCCAAGATCGGCCTGGCCGTGGTGCTGCGTGGCAGCATTCTTGCGCTGCCCTTTCCTTTCCTGTCAAGGCGGTGGCCATATTGCAGAACCAACATCATCTCCCACACGTACTGTGAGCACATAGCCGTGGTGAAGCTGGCCTGCGCTGACATACGCATCAGTAGTTACTACGGCCTCCTTGTGGCATTCTTGGTGATTGGTCTGGATGTGTTTTTTATCACTGTGTCCTATATCCAGATCCTCAGGGCCATCTTCAGCCTCCCCACAAAAGATGCCCGGTTAAAGACTTTTGGGACCTGTGGCTCCCACCTCTGTGTCATTTTAGCATTTTATATCCCAggtctcttctccttcctcacaCACCGGTTTGGCCACAATGTGCCCCCGCATTTCCACATTCTCATGGCCAACATGTACATTCTACTGCCCTCCATGCTGAACCCCATCATCTACGGGGTGAGGACCAAACAGATCCGGGACAGCTTACTCTGGTACATTACTCATATGGAATAA